CAAGGAAGAAAGCATCATAAACCAACTCAAGGATAAACTCCAGAAAGACAAATCAGAAGAGAATGTGATTGCGGAAATTCTTAAAAAACTAAACGACTCAGAACTCTTGATTACTTTCAAATACCTCGAAGCCACAGGGAATTCCGATGGAGAAAACTACGTAAAACAGGTTTATGCGAAGAGAAGGAAAAGTGCGAACTGCGGAAGCTCTTTCGCTGATGAAACATTCCATAAAGTCGATGCGACAGCCATGGATATTCTCCCTCCATACTCATTCATTATCGAGTTTGCTTTTACTCTTGAAAAGCCTTACATCTCCAAGGATGATGAGAATTTCACGATTATTGAAAACTCCATAAAGCGAGAAAAGATTCTCGGTTGCCCATATATTCCAGGATCTACGTGGAAAGGCTGCCTTCGTTCAGCACTCTGGCATGAAGGTATGAAAGAAGATGACGAGCAAATCACTCGAATCTTCGGAAATGAGAGACAGAATAATGAAAGCTTTCGACAGGGCCGTCTTCACTTCTTTCCATCGTTCTTCGATAGAGTAGACTACGAAATCATAAATCCTCATAACAGGCAAACTCGTACCGGGACAAATCCAATACTCATCGAATGTATTCCTGCCAATGAAACCAGTAACTTCTCACTCCTGTCTCAACTTATGCACTTCGAGTTAACAAAGCGAGGAAGAAGGAAGTGGATAGAAGAGTCGCTAGCGGAAGAGCTTCGAGCTAATTGGAAGAAGTAATCGAATTTGATCAGTTCAAGGAAATCCCTGAGAGAGACCTGGTCTTTGACAGAGCGATAGAAGTTGGCGATCATCCATGTAGTGAAGGCAAGCTGGACAAGCTCTACATGCTTCTGAAAACTGGTAGAGGAGAAGACCTGAGCCTTGAGACCGAAGTTCTGCTTGACTGCTTT
This portion of the Mesotoga infera genome encodes:
- a CDS encoding RAMP superfamily CRISPR-associated protein, giving the protein MILDCSSSTLSKIKEESIINQLKDKLQKDKSEENVIAEILKKLNDSELLITFKYLEATGNSDGENYVKQVYAKRRKSANCGSSFADETFHKVDATAMDILPPYSFIIEFAFTLEKPYISKDDENFTIIENSIKREKILGCPYIPGSTWKGCLRSALWHEGMKEDDEQITRIFGNERQNNESFRQGRLHFFPSFFDRVDYEIINPHNRQTRTGTNPILIECIPANETSNFSLLSQLMHFELTKRGRRKWIEESLAEELRANWKK